The genomic stretch CAACGTTGTAAACCACTGTCCCCTCCTGAGGATGGTACATCATTTCCTCACAATCAAGTTCCAGCCTGGATATCCATTTGCATCATCCACTTATAATTCAACTAGCGCAACCGCTTGACGTGAACACTCTGCCGTCTCTTCCGTGGCTGCATGCTGCGTGAAGAATCTTCCAATCCCAAGCTTCTCCCGAACAACGATGAACAGTTTACACTATCAGTGGGATAGTGTCAAGGGTTTTGAGTAAATCGGTATTCGGGGGTACTTCCTGGGGTTTATTCAAGACATAGGCAATGATCTTATAGACGATTCGATCAATGCTGGCGATGTTGTTGAAGGAGCGCATCGGCATGATGCGGCGATTCAGTAAGCTGACTTCCTTTCTCTCCGACAGCGGCCTTCGCTCAAACAAAAGTTATTGATTCTAAGCGTGCAGGTATTATATTCAGTGCGGAATGTGCCAAAGTGATTTCCTTTGTATTGGGAACGTCTATGCATGAGTGTATGTCGCTTCGTGCAGTTTTGATAGGAGAATTAGAAGATGAATTTGGGTATTGATGGAAAAGGAGCCATTGTAACAGGTGGCAGTCTCGGAATAGGAGCAGCAATAGCCCTGGATTTGGCGCATGAGGGCTGCAATGTGGCCATAAACTATAGGCGGCACGATACAGAGGCAAAGGAGATAGTGAAAGAAATAGAGAGTATGGGGAGAAAGGCCCTTGCCATACAAGCAGATGTATCCAGCCATTCGGACGCCCAGAACATGGTCGAGACCGTTGTAAAGGAATTCGGCAAGCTTGATATCCTGGTCTGCAATGCTGGCATTAACTGGGACGGTGTCATTTGGAAGATGACGGAGAAACAGTGGGATCAGGTGATCAACGTCAACTTGAAAGGCTACTTCAATTACAACAAAGCAGCCGCACTTGTCTTCAAGGATCAGAAAGGCGGGAAAATCGTAAACATATCATCGATCAACGGCATAAGAGGCAAATTCGGGCAAGCTAACTATTCGGCATCCAAGGGGGGCGAAATTGCCATGAGCAAGACCCTGGCGAAAGAGCTCGGCAAGTTCAACGTTAATGTCAATGTAGTGGCGCCAGGAATGGTTATGACCGAAATGGCGAGGAACATACCGGCTGAGTTTCTCAACATGGCTATTGATGAAACTGTACTGGGGCGAATTGCCACTGCAGATGATGTGGCTCATCTTGTGACCTTCCTTTGTTCGGACAAAGCACGCCATATAACCGGAGAGGTCTTCAAAATCGATGGTGGTCAGTATATATAGGAGGAACCGATATGACCCGAGTGGGAATAATTGGATTGGGACACGGGCAATTCGGACGCAGAAGCGACGCGACCGTTCAGGAACTAGCATTCGAGGCTTTTCGCGAGGCAATTCAAGACGCCCAGATAGACCCTAAGGAGATCGACGGTTCAGTCATCGGTTCTGTCCCGGAATATCACAAACAGCGTTCACTTCCCGGAGTGGTACAGGAATACCTGGGACTGAACCCGCTACCGACATGGCTTACAGAAGTTGCTTGCGCTTCCGGTAGCGCGGCTATTCGTACTGCCTGGATGGGCATACGATCAGGAGCTCACAGGATTATGGCGGTCATTGGCTGTCAGAAGATGACAGAGCTTTCCACGCCTGAGATTCTGGCTCTCATGGGGCGGGTAGGTGAAGTGCAGTGGGAATCTGTATTTGGCACGACCTTCCCCGCATATTATGCCTTGTTCGCTCAGAGTCACATGCACGAATACGGAACTACCCGTCGGCAACTCCTCCAGGTAGCCGTAAAGAACCATTTCTATGGCGCAAGGAATCCCAATGCACTATTCAGGAAAGAAATTACCATCGAAAAAGCGCTGGAATCCGACCCGGTATCTGACCCCTTGCAGGTGTACGACTGCTGTGCCAACGCGGATGGGGCGGCATGTGTGATCCTAGCTTCAGAAGAAATTGCGAAGGAATCCGCGAAACCTGTGGCCTGGCTTGACGGTGTCGGATGCGCTACGGCCAGTATGTCTGTACTGAGAAGGCCAAACCTCGTCGGGCTTCCCAGCGCAGAGAAAGCCTCACAGATAGCGTATGAAATGGCCGGGGTCAGCTCGAAGGACATTAAGGTCGCTGAGGTTCATGACTGTTTCACCATTGCTGAGATCATGGCCTATGAGGATTTGGGATTCTGCGAGAAGGGCAGAGGGGGCCGTTTTATAGAAGATAGGCAATCGTATATAGGAGGGCAGACGCCCGTGAACGTAGATGGTGGGTTGAAGGCAAAGGGGCATCCAATTGGAGCCACTGGCGTGTCAATGACTGTTGAAATCGTGAAACAACTCAGAGGAGAGGCAGGGGAACGCCAGGTGCAAAATGCTGATATAGGACTCACACATAATGTCGGCGGAATCGGACAATACTGTTTTGTCCATGTCCTTAGGAGGGATTAGGCTCATGTTCAAATGGTTTGGAAAAGTCAATTTCTCTCAGTATACCAAGGTTTCAGAGTTCGCCAATCACCTGAAAGATGGGCACCTTATGGGGTCCAAATGTAAACAGTGTGGGCATGAATCATTCCCACCGCGGGCTGATTGCAATCAATGCCTCTCAGGAGATTTCGAATATTTAGAATTCGGCGGACAGGCGACACTGCTCTCGCACACCACGATCCACGCTGCCCCCACGGGATTCGAGGACGTCGCCCCTTACACAATAGGAGTGGTCGATCTGAAAGAGACCGGTCGGCTACTGGCCTGGTTCGGCGATACGGTATCTGACGATGAGATAAAGATAGGTATGGAACTTCAGGTCGTGCCCCAGATCTTCGAAGAACTGGAGGAAATCAAGGTCTATTATTCCCTGGAGAAACCGGGTACAACCTGGTCTGTCTCCAAATCCGCAATGTGAAGTGGCTTTGTACTTCGGGAGAATGAACAGTCAGGAACACAGGCTCCTGATACACAAGGCTATAAACCCGAGTATTCGGCGAGCTTCCTTTCGACAGTTGAAACTAGATTGTCTAGGCTGTTTCTGCGTTTGTCATCTAAAGCGGAAAGCCCCTCTTGACTAACGACAGAAGCGACCATTCGTTTCACAGCCATCCGCTCGTGTTCCCTCCACAGCTTTCCGGAATTCTTGAATAGCTCTGCCATTCTATCACTCCACTTCCCTGTGACGGACTGCATCGACTTTGTG from Candidatus Zixiibacteriota bacterium encodes the following:
- a CDS encoding SDR family oxidoreductase codes for the protein MGIDGKGAIVTGGSLGIGAAIALDLAHEGCNVAINYRRHDTEAKEIVKEIESMGRKALAIQADVSSHSDAQNMVETVVKEFGKLDILVCNAGINWDGVIWKMTEKQWDQVINVNLKGYFNYNKAAALVFKDQKGGKIVNISSINGIRGKFGQANYSASKGGEIAMSKTLAKELGKFNVNVNVVAPGMVMTEMARNIPAEFLNMAIDETVLGRIATADDVAHLVTFLCSDKARHITGEVFKIDGGQYI
- a CDS encoding thiolase domain-containing protein, with amino-acid sequence MTRVGIIGLGHGQFGRRSDATVQELAFEAFREAIQDAQIDPKEIDGSVIGSVPEYHKQRSLPGVVQEYLGLNPLPTWLTEVACASGSAAIRTAWMGIRSGAHRIMAVIGCQKMTELSTPEILALMGRVGEVQWESVFGTTFPAYYALFAQSHMHEYGTTRRQLLQVAVKNHFYGARNPNALFRKEITIEKALESDPVSDPLQVYDCCANADGAACVILASEEIAKESAKPVAWLDGVGCATASMSVLRRPNLVGLPSAEKASQIAYEMAGVSSKDIKVAEVHDCFTIAEIMAYEDLGFCEKGRGGRFIEDRQSYIGGQTPVNVDGGLKAKGHPIGATGVSMTVEIVKQLRGEAGERQVQNADIGLTHNVGGIGQYCFVHVLRRD
- a CDS encoding Zn-ribbon domain-containing OB-fold protein; translated protein: MFKWFGKVNFSQYTKVSEFANHLKDGHLMGSKCKQCGHESFPPRADCNQCLSGDFEYLEFGGQATLLSHTTIHAAPTGFEDVAPYTIGVVDLKETGRLLAWFGDTVSDDEIKIGMELQVVPQIFEELEEIKVYYSLEKPGTTWSVSKSAM